In Tripterygium wilfordii isolate XIE 37 chromosome 23, ASM1340144v1, whole genome shotgun sequence, one genomic interval encodes:
- the LOC119993690 gene encoding GATA transcription factor 12-like: METPEFFHGSYCSQFTPEKHHSLDSKTSNGGGEHFIVEDLLDFSNDHDDPVAPDGATTSAFDTVTTNSTDSSTLTVVDSCNSSSFSGCEPSFNGQFSGDLCVPYDDLAELEWLSNFVEESFSSEDQQKLQLISGMDTRPNEAFTTRPFQLEPDGQLIVSSDSNNGGAIFDPEMSVPAKARSKRSRAAPCNWASRLLVLSPTSSSSESSPELLFPAPHPTSGNKTVKAITPKKKDSGEVGGIGDGRKCLHCATDKTPQWRTGPMGPKTLCNACGVRYKSGRLVPEYRPAASPTFVLTKHSNSHRKVIELRRQKEMMRTQQHQRHQFLHHHQNMMYDVSNDEDYLIHQHVGPGYRQMI, encoded by the exons ATGGAAACTCCAGAATTCTTTCATGGAAGCTATTGCTCGCAATTCACGCCCGAGAAGCACCATTCTCTTGATTCTAAGActagcaatggtggtggtgagCACTTCATTGTGGAGGACCTTTTGGACTTTTCCAATGATCATGATGATCCCGTTGCACCAGACGGAGCCACCACTTCTGCCTTTGACACCGTCACAACCAACTCAACCGACTCCTCCACTCTCACTGTCGTTGATTCCTGCAATTCCTCCTCGTTTTCAGGCTGCGAGCCCAGCTTTAACGGTCAATTCTCTGGCGACCTTTGCGTGCCG TACGACGATTTAGCTGAGCTCGAATGGCTGTCGAATTTCGTGGAGGAGTCATTCTCCAGCGAGGACCAGCAAAAGCTTCAGCTCATATCAGGCATGGATACCCGACCCAATGAAGCATTCACGACCCGACCATTCCAACTCGAACCTGACGGACAACTAATCGTGAGTAGCGATTCTAACAACGGCGGTGCGATATTCGATCCGGAAATGTCGGTACCAGCCAAGGCCCGTAGCAAGCGGTCCCGGGCTGCCCCATGTAATTGGGCGTCCCGCCTCCTTGTCCTCTCTCCGACGAGCTCGTCGTCCGAGTCGTCGCCTGAACTTCTCTTCCCAGCTCCGCACCCAACCTCCGGCAACAAAACCGTAAAGGCGATAACACCGAAGAAGAAGGATTCTGGCGAAGTCGGTGGTATCGGAGATGGACGGAAATGCCTTCACTGTGCTACGGATAAGACGCCGCAGTGGCGTACTGGGCCGATGGGTCCGAAAACTCTATGCAATGCTTGTGGCGTGAGGTACAAGTCGGGCCGACTTGTGCCGGAGTACCGACCCGCTGCGAGCCCGACTTTTGTGCTAACCAAACACTCGAATTCGCACCGTAAGGTGATTGAGCTAAGGCGTCAAAAGGAGATGATGAGGACCCAGCAGCATCAACGGCATCAGTTTCTCCATCACCATCAGAACATGATGTACGATGTATCCAACGATGAAGATTACTTGATTCACCAACATGTGGGGCCTGGTTACCGGCAGATGATCTAG
- the LOC119993517 gene encoding probable glycosyltransferase At5g03795, whose amino-acid sequence MDQEFRLLGSSGTRRLLLIIGTILALVVVVQYFEFPYGIDVSSLFSVGNVRGFSSSSEELGNKTIDNVVEASNTKKEATQGGQLQESKLDYASKSNKNLNSSFVYNVSAVPQEDIEAEKNKTLGIAAKDDNSSIGSFGVDVTSTLGGNGSLNIGLTDVPPIASPARDSSSDKGFTSDTILGSAVIPRSSDTLSVGKDAADKLNMGEKPELFLSNYSTSGKVSSMTGVPLGQENKPKTLKGAGPPSIVFPISEMNHMLLQSHASSKSVTSQWPSKVDKEILSARSQIENAPHKKKSDGIYAPVYRNATMFKRSYELMEKMLKVYIYGDGEKPIFHDPILKGIYASEGWFMMLMEANKRFVTKETEKAHLFYFPFSSRKLELTLYNRKSYRRDKLIEYMKVYVDMIAAKYPFWNRTGGADHFLAACHDWAPAETRGQLLNCIRVLCNSDIEVGFRIGQDVSLPETYVRWAQNPLNHLGGNPPSQRPILAFFAGNLHGYVRPILLEYWKNDTDMKIFGPMPHVKGNTNYIEHMKTSKYCICARGYEVNSPRVVEAIFYDCVPVIISDNYVPPLFEVLNWESFAVFVLEKDIPNLKNVLLSISEEMYLEMHKRVKKVQKHFLWHVEPVKYDLFHMILHSVWYNRVFRI is encoded by the exons ATGGATCAAGAATTTCGACTTCTGGGTTCCTCAGGAACCAGGAGGCTACTGTTAATAATAGGAACTATACTTGCCTTAGTTGTGGTAGTTCAGTATTTTGAATTCCCTTATGGCATAGATGTATCATCTCTCTTTTCCGTTGGCAATGTTCGTGGCTTCTCATCAAGTTCTGAAGAACTAGGTAACAAGACTATCGACAATGTTGTCGAGGCCTCGAACACAAAGAAAGAAGCTACTCAAGGAGGTCAACTGCAAGAAAGTAAGCTAGATTATGCATCAAAAAGCAATAAAAACTTGAATAGCTCCTTTGTGTACAATGTTAGCGCAGTCCCGCAAGAGGATATAGAAGCTGAGAAAAACAAAACCTTGGGCATTGCAGCTAAAGATGACAATTCTTCCATAGGCAGTTTTGGGGTAGATGTTACTTCGACATTAGGGGGAAATGGAAGCTTGAACATTGGTCTAACTGATGTCCCTCCGATTGCATCACCGGCAAGGGATTCATCATCTGACAAAGGATTTACATCAGACACTATTTTAGGGAGTGCCGTGATTCCAAGAAGCTCGGACACATTGTCTGTGGGCAAAGATGCAGCAGACAAGCTCAACATGGGTGAAAAGCCCGAGTTATTTCTAAGCAACTATTCAACGTCTGGCAAGGTCTCTTCGATGACGGGAGTTCCTCTTGGACAGGAAAATAAGCCTAAGACTCTAAAAGGGGCAGGGCCACCATCTATAGTGTTCCCCATTTCTGAAATGAACCATATGTTGTTGCAGAGTCACGCTTCGTCCAAGTCAGTG ACATCACAATGGCCTTCAAAAGTTGACAAGGAAATCCTATCCGCAAGATCGCAGATTGAGAACGCAccacacaaaaagaaaagtgaTGGAATTTATGCACCTGTTTATAGGAATGCTACCATGTTTAAAAG AAGTTATGAATTGATGGAGAAGATGCTCAAAGTTTACATTTATGGTGATGGAGAGAAACCCATCTTCCACGATCCAATACTCAAGGGAATATACGCTTCTGAGGGATGGTTCATGATGTTAATGGAGGCAAACAAAAGATTTGTTACTAAAGAAACTGAAAAGGCTCATCTGTTCTACTTTCCATTTAGCTCAAGGAAACTAGAGTTGACACTCTATAACCGTAAGTCATATCGTCGCGACAAGCTTATTGAGTATATGAAAGTCTATGTGGACATGATTGCTGCTAAATACCCTTTCTGGAATAGAACGGGTGGAGCAGATCACTTTCTTGCCGCTTGCCACGATTGG GCACCGGCTGAAACAAGGGGACAATTACTGAATTGCATCAGAGTTCTCTGCAACTCTGATATTGAAGTTGGCTTCCGCATAGGCCAGGACGTTTCTCTTCCTGAAACGTACGTACGATGGGCTCAGAATCCTCTCAATCATCTAGGAGGAAACCCTCCATCCCAGAGGCCTATACTTGCTTTCTTCGCAGGGAACTTACACGGCTATGTCAGGCCGATTCTGTTGGAGTACTGGAAGAACGACACCGACATGAAAATATTCGGTCCAATGCCTCATGTCAAGGGCAACACAAACTACATTGAGCACATGAAGACCAGTAAGTACTGCATATGTGCTAGAGGTTATGAAGTCAATAGTCCTAGAGTCGTGGAGGCTATATTCTATGATTGTGTTCCGGTTATAATATCGGACAACTACGTCCCTCCTCTTTTCGAGGTCTTGAACTGGGAATCCTTTGCGGTTTTTGTATTGGAGAAGGATATCCCGAATCTGAAGAACGTACTACTCTCTATATCAGAAGAGATGTACCTGGAGATGCATAAGAGAGTCAAAAAGGTACAAAAACACTTTCTATGGCATGTTGAGCCTGTCAAGTATGATTTGTTTCACATGATTCTTCATTCAGTATGGTATAACAGAGTTTTCCGGATATGA
- the LOC119993516 gene encoding probable glycosyltransferase At5g03795 → MGHDFRSVCKMKESRWPWLVGVVFVTIIAIQCFELPYGNVVLSLFSASKFPVAGETIVRADGPVSNFGVTGRANDSHIGGDDDSETSEKNNVVVNKNESPGIDEGADPEEEEESEKWVEQNIQSGATMENVVKENEWRFPKENATFISKDAMNSSDTGSVSHLSPQYSPSNVTFPETVDTTVRTTDTFVFSYPSSTSKDVAPTTLGNTPSATEESGKRQSDLTPLDANSHLNDLSEKKKTPKILTSAVVSISEMKDLLLQSRASHNSMRPRWPSKVDDELRHAKSLIENAPIIKNDPVLYAPLFWNISMFKRSYEIMESMLKVYVYKEGERPIIHLPILKGIYASEGWFMKQMEGNKRFITKKPGKAHLFYLPFSSRMLEETLYVPNSHNHKNLIKYLENYVDMIAAKYRFWNRTEGADHFLVACHDWAPAETRHYMRNCIRALCNSDVKEGFTFGKDVSLPETFIRMPKNPLRDLGGKPASKRSILAFFAGNMHGYLRPILLQHWENKDPDMKIYGKMPKSKNNRNYIQHMKSSKYCICAKGFEVNSPRVVEAIFYECVPVIISDNFVPPFLETLNWESFAVFVLEKDIPNLKNILVSISDARYRVMQTRVKRVQQHFLWHPKPVKYDLFHMILHSIWFNRVFQMNPR, encoded by the exons ATGGGTCATGATTTTCGATCTGTTTGTAAGATGAAAGAGAGTAGATGGCCGTGGCTCGTGGGAGTAGTGTTTGTTACGATAATAGCAATCCAATGTTTTGAGCTCCCATATGGTAATGTTGTCTTATCACTTTTTTCTGCTAGCAAGTTTCCAGTAGCAGGGGAAACTATCGTCCGGGCTGATGGTCCGGTGTCTAATTTTGGGGTTACTGGGAGAGCTAATGATTCTCATATTGGAGGAGATGATGATTCTGAAACCTCTGAAAAGAATAATGTAGTTGTAAACAAAAATGAGTCTCCTGGAATAGATGAGGGTGCTGACcctgaggaggaggaggagtctGAGAAATGGGTAGAACAAAATATACAGTCCGGCGCCACAATGGAAAATGTAGTAAAGGAAAATGAATGGAGATTTCCGAAGGAAAATGCCACTTTCATATCAAAAGATGCGATGAACAGCTCCGATACTGGTTCTGTATCCCACTTATCTCCGCAATATTCACCATCGAACGTGACATTTCCGGAAACTGTAGATACAACTGTCCGAACTACAGATACATTTGTCTTTTCCTATCCATCATCGACTTCTAAAGATGTGGCGCCAACCACATTGGGCAATACTCCCTCAGCGACTGAAGAATCAGGGAAACGGCAAAGTGATCTCACCCCATTGGATGCAAATTCCCACTTGAATGATCTTTCTGAGAAGAAGAAGACCCCGAAGATTCTAACCTCAGCTGTGGTTTCAATATCCGAGATGAAAGATTTGCTGCTTCAAAGTCGTGCTTCACATAATTCAATG AGACCACGATGGCCTTCAAAAGTTGATGACGAGCTACGACATGCAAAATCTCTGATTGAGAATGCTCCCATTATTAAGAATGATCCAGTACTTTATGCCCCTCTTTTTTGGAATATTTCAATGTTTAAAAG GAGCTATGAAATAATGGAAAGCATGCTCAAAGTGTACGTTTACAAGGAAGGAGAGAGACCCATTATACATCTGCCAATACTCAAAGGGATATATGCTTCCGAAGGATGGTTCATGAAGCAAATGGAAGGTAACAAAAGATTTATTACAAAAAAGCCAGGAAAAGCCCACCTCTTCTACTTGCCTTTTAGTTCTCGAATGTTAGAGGAAACCTTATACGTGCCTAATTCACACAACCATAAGAACCTCATCAAATATTTGGAGAACTACGTGGACATGATTGCGGCAAAATATCGTTTCTGGAACAGAACAGAAGGGGCAGATCATTTTCTTGTTGCTTGCCATGACTGG GCTCCAGCTGAAACAAGGCACTATATGAGGAACTGCATTAGAGCTCTCTGCAATTCCGATGTCAAAGAGGGTTTCACCTTCGGGAAAGATGTTTCTCTTCCTGAAACATTCATTCGAATGCCGAAGAACCCTCTTAGAGATCTTGGAGGAAAGCCTGCTTCGAAGAGGTCAATCCTTGCTTTCTTTGCAGGCAATATGCATGGTTATCTACGACCGATTCTGTTACAGCACTGGGAAAACAAAGACCCAGACATGAAAATATACGGTAAAATGCCTAAATCCAAGAACAATAGGAACTACATCCAGCACATGAAGAGCAGCAAGTACTGTATTTGCGCAAAGGGATTCGAAGTAAATAGTCCACGAGTAGTCGAGGCCATTTTCTACGAATGTGTTCCGGTGATCATATCTGATAACTTTGTACCTCCGTTCTTGGAAACATTGAACTGGGAATCATTTGCAGTATTTGTCTTGGAGAAGGATATTCCAAATTTGAAGAACATACTTGTTTCGATATCGGATGCGAGGTATCGAGTAATGCAGACAAGGGTGAAAAGGGTACAACAGCATTTTCTCTGGCATCCTAAGCCTGTGAAGTATGATCTCTTTCATATGATTCTGCACTCCATTTGGTTCAACAGAGTCTTCCAAATGAATCCCAGATGA
- the LOC119993068 gene encoding exosome complex exonuclease RRP46 homolog: MGEMVREDGRTANQLRPLNCSRNILNRAHGSARWRQGDTEVLAAVYGPKAGTKKNENPEKACIEVIWKPQSGQIGKLEKEYEMIMKKTLQSICILTVNPNTTTSIVVQVVHDDGALLPCAVNAACAALVDAGIPMKHLAVAICCCLAESGYLILDPTKLEEQNMKSLAYLVFPNSTTSVCTEEASLVDGEPMEHGIITSVTHGVMLVDNYLHCLERGRAASAKLSDFLRKSLKSQLQSDS; the protein is encoded by the exons ATGGGGGAGATGGTTAGAGAAGATGGAAGAACAGCGAACCAGTTGAGACCACTCAATTGCTCTCGTAACATCCTCAACCGCGCTCATGGCTCTGCTAGATGGCGTCAAg GAGACACCGAAGTACTAGCTGCTGTGTATGGGCCCAAAGCTGGGACGAAGAAGAATGAAAACCCCGAGAAAGCTTGTATTGAAGTCATTTGGAAGCCTCAATCAGGCCAGattg GGAAATTGGAAAAGGAGTATGaaatgataatgaagaagactTTGCAGAGCATTTGCATTTTGACTGTTAATCCAAATACTACAACTTCGATTGTCGTTCAG GTTGTTCATGATGATGGTGCT CTTCTACCTTGTGCAGTAAATGCAGCATGTGCTGCCCTTGTAGATGCTGGAATTCCTATGAAGCATCTTGCCG TTGCTATATGTTGTTGTTTGGCAGAAAGTGGATATCTTATACTGGATCCAACCAAGCTAGAAGAGCAG AATATGAAGTCATTGGCATATTTGGTCTTCCCAAATTCAACCACCTCAGTTTGTACAGAAGAAGCATCGCTTGTGGATGGTGAACCAATGGAACATGGGATCATCACCTCTGTTACACATGGTGTCATGCTAG TGGACAACTATCTTCACTGTCTAGAAAGAGGGCGTGCCGCAAGTGCCAAGTTATCCGATTTCCTCCGGAAGAGCTTGAAATCACAACTGCAAAGTGACTCATGA
- the LOC119993067 gene encoding ER membrane protein complex subunit 1-like — protein MDMAIRVPILLLLFLAFITPIFSLYEDQVGLMDWHQQYIGKTKQAVFHTQNTGRKRVVVSTEENVIASLDLRHGEIFWRHVLEPKDAVNGIEIALGKYVITLSSEGTILRAWKLTDGQMVWETYLPGNQQSKSLLVVPSNLKVEKDNLILVFSKGCLHGISSIDGEVLWKRDFAAESVQVQQVIQHLDNDIIHVVGFTGSSQFNAYQISLKSGELLKHESAVSPGGFAGEVSVVSSGILATLDASRKILVTIHFLDGEISFQQTYISNLVEGSLGMVMILPSVLPGMVVVKSDGLTIFMRVTDERKLDVVDKVNHAAAVSDTLSFSKGQQAFALVQHGGDEIQLTVKVVHDWNNDLLRESIKLDHHRGLVHKVFINNYIRMDKSQGFRALVVMEDHSLLLLQQGEVVWSREDGLASIIDVTASELPVQKEGVSVAKVEHNLFEWLKGHILKLKGSLMLASPEDVAAIQEIRLKSSAKSKMTRDHNGFRKLLIVLTKAGKLYALHTGDGRVVWSLLLQSLHKSQACEHPTGLNLYQWQVPHHHALDENPSVLVVGRCGPSAEAPGVVSFVDTYTGNELSYMSLAHSVTQVIPLPITDSTEQRLHLLVDVDNHVHLYPKTQEALGIFEREFSNIYWYSVEANNGIIKGHVLKSNCIGELDNGYCFDSRDIWSVVFPSESEKIIAAVTRKLNEVVHTQTKVIGNQDVLYKYLSNNVLFVATVSPKASGDVGSATPEESWLVVYIIDTVTGRILHRMTHYGSHGPVRAVFRENWIVYHYFNLRAHRYEMSVIEIYDQSRADNKDVWKLVLGKHNLTSPMSSYSRPEVITKSQSYFFTHSVKEISVTSTAKGITSKQLLIGTVGDQVLALDKRFLDPRRSINPTEAEKEEGLIPLADSLPIIPQSYVTHSLRVENLRGIVTVPAKLESTTLVFAYGVDLFFTRLAPSRTYDSLTEDFSYALLLITIVALIAAIFVTWILSERKELQEKWR, from the exons ATGGACATGGCGATTAGGGTTCCGATTCTTCTTCTACTCTTTTTGGCTTTCATAACGCCTATATTTTCGCTTTACGAAGATCAAGTTGGCCTCATGGACTG GCATCAACAGTACATAGGGAAAACGAAGCAAGCTGTATTTCATACTCAGAACACTGGGAGGAAGCGTGTTGTGGTATCCACCGAGGAGAATGTTATCGCCTCACTTGATCTACGCCACGGAGAGATTT TTTGGAGACATGTTCTTGAACCAAAGGACGCTGTCAATGGAATTGAGATTGCCCTGGGAAAAT ATGTCATTACACTCTCCTCAGAGGGAACTATCTTGAGGGCATGGAAACTTACTGATGGGCAGATGGTGTGGGAAACTTATCTACCGGGCAATCAGCAGTCAAAGTCATTATTAGTGGTGCCT TCCAATTTGAAAGTTGAGAAGGACAATTTGATCCTCGTTTTTAGCAAAGGATGTCTCCACGGCATTTCAAGTATAGATGGTGAGGTGCTTTGGAAGAGAGATTTTGCAGCTGAAAG TGTACAGGTTCAGCAGGTTATTCAGCATCTTGACAATGATATAATCCATGTGGTAGGATTTACTGGTTCTTCTCAGTTTAATGCATACCAAATAAGTTTGAAGAGTGGAGAGCTGTTGAAGCATGAAAGTGCAGTCTCTCCTGGCGGTTTTGCTGGGGAAGTTTCAGTAGTTTCAAGTGGCATCCTCGCTACATTGGATGCCAGTAGGAAAATTTTGGTAACTATACACTTTCTGGACGGAGAAATTAGCTTTCAACAGACGTACATCTCAAATCTCGTGGAGGGTTCCTTGGGGATGGTGATGATACTACCATCTGTACTTCCTGGGATGGTGGTTGTGAAAAGTGATGGACTTACAATATTTATGAGGGTGACAGATGAAAGGAAGTTGGATGTGGTGGACAAAGTTAATCATGCAGCAGCTGTTAGTGATACTCTTTCATTCTCGAAGGGCCAGCAAGCATTTGCACTGGTTCAGCATGGAGGTGATGAGATTCAGCTCACAGTAAAGGTTGTTCATGACTGGAATAATGATTTGCTTAGGGAGAGCATTAAGTTGGACCACCATAGAGGGCTTGTTCATAAGGTTTTCATAAACAATTATATCAGAATGGACAAATCTCAAGGATTTAGAGCCTTGGTTGTTATGGAAGATCATTCACTGTTGTTATTACAGCAAGGGGAAGTTGTCTGGAGTAGGGAGGACGGCCTTGCCTCAATAATAGATGTAACGGCATCCGAGCTTCCTGTTCAAAAGGAAGGTGTGTCAGTGGCAAAAGTGGAGCACAACCTATTTGAATGGCTCAAG GGACACATCCTGAAGTTAAAGGGAAGCTTGATGCTCGCAAGCCCTGAAGATGTGGCTGCCATACAAGAGATTAGGCTTAAAAGTTCTGCGAAGAGCAAAATGACCCGAGACCACAATGGTTTCCGGAAGCTGCTCATAGTTCTCACTAAAGCTGGTAAACTTTATGCGTTGCACACAGGAGATGGACGGGTTGTGTGGTCTCTGTTACTGCAGTCGCTACATAAATCACAAGCGTGCGAACATCCGACTGGGCTTAATCTATATCAGTGGCAGGTTCCGCATCATCATGCACTGGATGAGAATCCGTCTGTTCTTGTTGTTGGCAGGTGTGGACCCAGCGCTGAAGCACCTGGTGTAGTTTCTTTTGTTGATACTTATACAGGAAACGAGCTTAGTTATATGAGTCTTGCGCACTCTGTTACGCAAGTCATACCGCTACCAATTACAGATTCGACTGAGCAACGTCTTCATCTACTCGTAGATGTTGACAACCATGTGCATCTGTATCCAAAAACTCAAGAGGCTCTTGGTATATTTGAACGCGAGTTTTCAAATATATACTGGTATTCAGTTGAGGCTAATAATGGGATTATTAAAGGGCATGTATTGAAAAGCAATTGCATAGGTGAATTAGACAATGGTTACTGCTTTGACTCAAGGGACATATGGTCTGTTGTATTCCCTTCAGAGTCAGAAAAGATCATTGCAGCTGTGACAAGAAAATTGAACGAG GTGGTTCATACACAAACAAAAGTTATTGGGAACCAAGATGTTTTATATAAATACTTATCGAATAATGTACTTTTTGTGGCAACTGTTTCACCAAAGGCCAGTGGTGATGTTGGATCAGCAACTCCGGAGGAGTCATGGTTGGTTGTATACATTATTGATACTGTAACTGGTCGCATATTGCATCGCATGACCCACTATGGTTCACATGGTCCTGTCCGTGCG GTCTTCAGGGAGAACTGGATTGTCTATCACTATTTTAATCTTAGGGCACACAGATATGAGATGTCAGTTATTGAAATTTATGATCAATCTCGAGCG GATAACAAAGATGTCTGGAAGCTTGTTCTTGGAAAGCATAATCTGACATCGCCCATGTCCTCATATTCTCGACCGGAAGTGATAACTAAATCACAATCTTACTTTTTCACCCATTCTGTGAAAGAAATATCAGTGACATCAACTGCCAAGGGTATAACATCGAAGCAGCTTCTTATTGGTACAGTTGGAGATCAG GTTCTGGCACTTGATAAGCGTTTCCTAGACCCCCGCAGATCAATTAACCCCACTGAagcagagaaagaagaaggacTGATTCCTCTGGCTGATTCATTGCCTATTATTCCTCAG TCCTACGTAACGCATTCCCTTAGGGTGGAAAATCTCCGGGGCATAGTAACAGTGCCTGCTAAGTTGGAGTCAACAACTCTCGTCTTTGCTTATGGAGTCGATCTCTTTTTTACACGGCTTGCACCCTCGAGGACCTATGACTCACTCACAGAGGATTTTAGCTATGCCTTGTTGCTCATTACGATTGTTGCACTTATTGCTGCAATCTTTGTGACATGGATTTTGTCTGAGAGGAAAGAGTTGCAAGAGAAGTGGAGGTGA